The sequence GTCAACAACCTAACAATGAGAAAAATCACAAATATAAATCtcaatcaaagaagaagaagaagccttTGACCTCAAGTACTAGTCCCAATATACAGAATCTCATACGATCTCCATGCTCCCCTATCTCATCAACTCGGCAGGTATTGCAGTCGGAGATTGAGAATAAGGATCCCCAGAATGATGATATTGCATCTGGTGCGATTTTTCAGGGTTCTGAAAAAGATACCCCAACCAAAAGTGAAGATGGTGAtatctcttctagagaaggaacccCATGTTTTCAACGCTCAAGTTCAGTTAACATGCGGAAAATGCAGAAGATGTTTCAGAATGCTGCCGAAGAGAATGTGAGAAGCATAAGGgcttatgtaaccgaacttaaagaGCGTGTCGCCAAACTGCAGTACCAAAAACAGCTACTTGTTTGCCAGGTTTGTATAGGTTCATATTCATGCTTTCAAGCCAGTTTAATACAGTTGGCCCATGATGTGATCGGAACACTTACTGTCAATTTTACCACCCGGTCATAGTGTGGGACTTGCGTTCTGCGTCCAAATGTCAGTAAATTGGTTATTGTGTTAATTCCGTTAATCAATAAGATCTCCCCTAACCTATATGGTGGAACATATGTCATTAGGTGCTGGAACTGGAAGCAAATGAAGTTGCTGGATATGATATCGAGAATGATGAATACATATCTGAGGTACAGGATCCATTTGTGTCTTGGCAAGTGACATTCCGGGAGCAGAGGCAGCAGATCATTGAATTATGGGACTTATGCCAAGTCTCCATCATTCATCGGACACAATTTTATTTGCTGTTTAAGGGTGATCAAGCTGATCAAATCTATATGGAAGTGGAGCTGCGGCGTTTAACTTGGTTGCAGCAGCACTTTGCCGAACTTGGCAATGCAAGTCCACTCCCACAAGGAGATGAGCCTGTGATGTCTCTGTCATCAAGGTACTAATATCTAACATCTGTGTGTTCACGAGCTCTTTTATGTCCCTCCGTTTGAAATCCTAAGATGTATGCTACTGAGTGTTTCGTAAAACCCCGTCTTTTGTTTAACGttctataacaaaaaaaaaacaaaataaaaaaggttCCAATTGGAGCAAGGAAGAAAATGAATCCTACTAATACTCATTGAGCTTTTTCTGTTTAATGCAGTGTCAGAGCATTGAAGCGGGAGAGAGAGTTCCTCGCGAAGAGGTTGATTACACGTTTGAGTGCAGAAGAGCGAGATTCACTGTACATAAAGTGGGAAGTTCCTCTCTTTGGTAAGCATAGGAAGCTACAGCTTATAAACAGGCTATGGGTGGATCCTAAAGATGCTAAACATATACAAGAGAGTGCGGAATTAGTTGCGAAGCTAGTAGGATTCTGTGAAAGTGGCAATCTCTCTAAAGAGATGTTTGAGCTCAATTTCGCACTTCCATCTGATAGAAGACCATGGGCTTTAGGGTGGAATCCAATTTCAAACTTTCTACACTTGTAAAGGGGAGACAGTGAAAGAGCGAACCTCATTGGATCATCAGTTAAGTTCTCTGTCTGGCAATCACGTGCAGAATACATCTGGTATTCTGTACAAAATGAGTTTGACGGTTCTTGATGATGTGTTATTTAACTTATTGGTTGTTGGGCAACCGGACGGCTTGAATTGTCAGATGCAAGATAGGACACCGGCGTGAGCTAGGAGAACGGATGTATCGGGATAATGTTATGTTATTTGCTTTCTATTGATCATTACTTCTTTTTATTTTGCCTTCGGCGTGGTAACTTCAAGATTTGTCTGTGTTTTCTGGTATCCAAATTATTTGGCTAGTTGATATTCTAAATAATGTGAATTTGTTGGTACCAGAATTACCCCATTCACAAAAGAGAAAATGCCCACACCCTAGTAATAACTTACATAACTCAGCACATGGCATATAATCCAGAACTTGAACCCAGGTGACCCCAACCACATAACTTAATGATCGGCAAGCCGCCCACGTCTCTGCTCCAATAACTATAGCAGCaaaacaaaggaaaaagaatCATTAGAAAAATTACAAATTGCAAAGTTTAGAATCTGATAGTAGGGAAGGGGGGCAGAAACTTGCCATCCTGTTTTCCTCTTTAAGGGCCTGTAAGTCTGCACGTTCTAGCGAGATATGATAAGCATAAACTGCAACAAAACTACCCACAATAACAGCCGTAAACTTCTCAGCTGCACCATGTTTTACTTTACATTCTGCAGAAAGTTCCTGAAGACAGAATTTTAATGTCAACTTAGTAAGTGTTAGTACTCATCGCGAAACGGCGTACGAGATGAGAGCATGTGGTGAAGCTCAAccctgtttgtttttcttttattgttgtaattttttcttgaaattaaaAACTGTTCATGGATAGGATACTGCTACTAATACTAATGACAGTAATCAGCTAGAGGAAAGTAGAAGCAGTTACCTGAAGGCGCATAAATTCAGCTTTGAGTCTCTCTAGCTTTTGTATAGCGAGATCTCCCTCCTTGAAAATTTCTGCTTCATATTTCAAAAAGTTTTGGACCTTTAAGTACAACCTGAGCACAATTAATAACAATAAATAGATAATCAACTTAATGCAATACCAATATAAGATTATGAGAATAAAAACTCAAATTAGCATTGAAAGTTTGACAGACCGGATCAGCAAAAT comes from Papaver somniferum cultivar HN1 chromosome 7, ASM357369v1, whole genome shotgun sequence and encodes:
- the LOC113298414 gene encoding uncharacterized protein LOC113298414 translates to MALKRVATHVSQWLLKGEEGVRNYFADPVQNFLKYEAEIFKEGDLAIQKLERLKAEFMRLQELSAECKVKHGAAEKFTAVIVGSFVAVYAYHISLERADLQALKEENRMLLEQRRGRLADH